Proteins from one Enoplosus armatus isolate fEnoArm2 chromosome 4, fEnoArm2.hap1, whole genome shotgun sequence genomic window:
- the LOC139284113 gene encoding cyclin-G2-like has protein sequence MLFSRMRNLHAIDSLLLKELKSCCAKEYNFLPRETGLKLMESASTENHSGVSAKCRDTRVEELWGLTSFFGYSTQTFVQAVNLLDRFLTIMKVQPKHLPCIGVCCLHIAAKMVEEESNVSPTHELIRISQSKFTVSDLCRMEKIISEKLSVEPEAVTALTFLHLYYSAFTSLSAGREEIPCIVRLEAQLKACLCRLVFSKAKPSVLALSLIAQEFEALRSITLLKIVQQFQRHLKISDSELLHWNELVAKCMTEYRSSECSKPDNKKLVWIVSRRTAQNLQANHFSVPGLPTIPEGTWDESESEDSCEDMSCGEDSPWGSPGSDGEGAFFPSAFLNGRK, from the exons atgttgttttccagGATGAGGAATCTTCACGCCATTGACAGCTTGCTCTTGAAAGAGTTGAAGTCATGTTGTGCAAAAGAGTACAACTTTCTTCCCAGGGAGACTGGCCTGAAGCTGATGGAGTCAGCTTCCACAGAG AATCACAGTGGAGTGTCTGCGAAATGCAGAGACACCAGAGTGGAAGAACTGTGGGGCCTGACCAGTTTCTTTGGCTACAGCACCCAAACCTTTGTTCAAGCTGTCAATTTGCTTGACAGATTCCTCACCATTATGAAG GTGCAGCCCAAACACTTGCCCTGCATTGGAGTCTGCTGTCTTCACATTGCAGCCAAAATGGTAGAGGAAGAGAGCAATGTCTCACCCACCCATGAACTCATTCGCATCAGCCAAAGCAAATTCACTGTGTCAGACCTCTGTCGTATGGAGAAGATCATCTCAGAGAAGCTCAGTGTGGAGCCCGAAGCAGTGACCGCCTTAACCTTTCTACACCTCTACTACTCAGCCTTCACATCCCTGTCTGCTGGAag GGAGGAGATCCCATGCATTGTGAGACTGGAAGCCCAGCTAAAAGCCTGCTTATGCCGGCTTGTTTTCTCTAAAGCAAAA CCATCAGTGCTGGCACTGTCCCTCATTGCTCAGGAGTTTGAAGCCCTCCGGTCCATCACCTTGTTGAAGATTGTGCAGCAATTCCAAAGACATCTTAAG ATCAGCGACAGCGAGCTGCTCCACTGGAACGAACTTGTGGCCAAGTGCATGACTGAATACCGCTCAAGCGAATGTAGCAAACCAGACAACAAAAAGCTTGTTTGGATCGTGTCCAGGAGAACAGCACAGAATCTTCAGGCCAATCACTTCAGTGTACCAGGCCTGCCAACTATTCCTGAGGGGACCTGGGACGAGAGCGAGAG TGAGGATTCCTGTGAGGACATGAGCTGCGGAGAAGACAGCCCATGGGGTTCGCCAGGGAGCGACGGCGAAGGAGCCTTCTTCCCCTCCGCCTTTCTCAATGGCAGAAAGTGA
- the LOC139284496 gene encoding alpha-N-acetylneuraminate alpha-2,8-sialyltransferase ST8SIA3-like has product MVRIAKALGLVILCVAVLILSLISYVSLRKDSLFSSSKYYMGGPRIMFHAGFRSQFAMNFLDPSFIPLTNALNEELQGKPSKWKFNKTAFYQQRKDIFNYIDIPTNFSLTKNSVRVGQLMHFDYSSHKYVFSISNNFKSLLPDTSPIRNKHYSICSVVGNSGILTGSHCGPEIDQADFVFRCNFAPTEVYSKDVGRKTNLTTFNPSILERYYNNLLTIQDRNNFFLNLKKLEGAILWIPAFFLHTSATVTRTLVDFFVEHKGQLKVELAWPGNIMHDVNKYWKTKNLSPKRLSTGILMYTLASAMCDEIHLYGFWPFGWDPNTGKDLPYHYYDKKGTKFTTKWQETHQLPSEFKLLYKLHREGVIKLSLTHCS; this is encoded by the exons ATGGTCCGCATCGCCAAGGCCCTGGGTTTGGTTATTCTGTGCGTCGCTGTGCTCATACTGTCGCTCATCAGCTATGTGTCCCTGAGAAAAGACagcctcttcagctcctctaaATATTACATGGGAGGCCCGAGGATTATGTTTCATGCAGGATTTCG GTCTCAGTTTGCCATGAATTTCCTGGACCCCTCCTTCATCCCCTTAACTAATGCCCTGAATGAGGAGCTCCAAGGAAAACCGTCCAAATGGAAGTTCAACAAGACTGCTTTTTATCAGCAGAG gaaAGATATCTTCAACTACATCGACATTCCCACCAACTTCTCCCTCACAAAGAACAGCGTGCGTGTCGGCCAGCTGATGCACTTTGACTACTCCAGCCACAAGTACGTCTTCTCCATCAGCAACAACTTCAAATCCCTTCTCCCAGACACCTCCCCTATCCGCAACAAGCATTACAGCATATGCTCTGTGGTCGGCAACAGCGGCATCCTGACAGGCAGCCACTGCGGCCCAGAAATCGACCAAGCCGACTTTGTCTTCCGCTGCAACTTCGCTCCCACAGAGGTTTACTCCAAGGACGTGGGCAGGAAGACCAACCTGACCACCTTTAACCCCAGCATCCTGGAGAGGTACTACAATAACCTGCTGACCATTCAAGACAGGAATAATTTCTTCCTCAACCTTAAGAAGCTGGAGGGAGCCATCCTGTGGATCCCGGCCTTCTTCCTTCATACCTCAGCGACAGTAACCAGGACCCTGGTGGACTTCTTTGTGGAGCACAAGGGCCAACTGAAGGTGGAACTGGCCTGGCCAGGAAACATTATGCACGATGTCAACAA ATACTGGAAGACTAAAAACCTTTCCCCCAAACGTCTCAGCACTGGAATCCTCATGTATACGCTGGCCTCCGCCATGTGCGACGAGATCCATCTCTACGGCTTCTGGCCGTTCGGCTGGGACCCCAATACGGGCAAGGATCTGCCTTACCACTACTACGACAAGAAAGGGACCAAATTCACCACCAAGTGGCAGGAGACCCACCAGCTGCCCAGCGAGTTCAAGCTGCTCTACAAGCTGCACAGGGAAGGCGTGATTAAACTCAGCCTGACGCACTGCTCTTAG
- the LOC139284510 gene encoding ras-related protein Rab-27B-like, producing MVDGDYDYLIKLLALGDSGVGKTTFLYRYTDNKFNRKFTTTVGIDFREKRVMYTGTGADGTTERNFKIHLQLWDTAGQERFRSLTTAFFRDAMGFLLMFDLTNQQSFLNVRNWMSQLQANAYCDSPDIVLVGTKADLRDVRDVHARQARDLADRYGIPYFETSAVTGDDVNQAVTTLLDLVMKRMEQSTYGGRSSEPNGSPVASHEVEEAPVRRRCAC from the exons ATGGTTGACGGGGACTATGACTATCTGATCAAGCTGCTGGCACTTGGGGACTCCGGGGTGGGAAAGACCACCTTCCTCTACAGGTACACCGACAACAAGTTCAACCGCAAGTTCACAACCACAGTGGGAATTGACTTCAGGGAAAAGAGAGTG ATGTACACAGGGACCGGCGCTGATGGGACGACAGAGAGGAACTTCAAAATCCACCTTCAGCTTTGGGACACAGCGGGACAAGAGAG gTTCCGCAGCCTCACTACAGCTTTCTTCAGAGACGCCATGGGCTTCCTGCTGATGTTCGACTTGACCAATCAGCAAAGTTTCCTCAACGTCAGGAACTGGATGA GTCAGCTACAGGCCAACGCGTACTGCGATAGTCCAGACATCGTGTTGGTGGGCACCAAGGCAGACCTCCGAGATGTGAGGGATGTTCACGCCAGACAGGCCAGAGATCTGGCAGACAGATACGG CATCCCCTACTTTGAGACGAGTGCAGTGACGGGTGATGACGTGAACCAGGCAGTGACCACCCTGCTGGACCTGGTGATGAAGAGGATGGAGCAGAGCACTTACGGCGGCCGCAGCTCTGAACCCAACGGCAGCCCCGTCGCCAGCCATGAAGTGGAGGAGGCCCctgtgaggaggaggtgtgCCTGCTGA
- the LOC139284617 gene encoding coiled-coil domain-containing protein 158-like: MSSGLQPSDLQSIELSSNNGAHVLQFESPSNDARTQAAAGTTETNDASPRLRFNSLTLVELSEELDRRTKETQRLQEEVEHATKITLERFGCTYGIHSSPGRSCHNHRFNVYDSLGDSTILSTHQQAVTQPLVCDLDSLDQGMAQGDVSSPGKEVLENAIDDCLQQLSDLQLNKSHNQPEQETFSVDKAIMNLQTKLHKVQMEKGVLSDLRLKDSRIHVGQMEKMLCMLEELQSIKRAGDQKLQETEDETLALNRKVETLEHNVKEMYSLLLSHEKQCGHNAITSPNVAPISRQPSPAAKLIEDFNDETEKPQERPFLSMKLLGNEECSGVNKQKERMEDLIASLGQEMALLTDKLSSSKNNSVSLSVKLELLKKLAERQTSLHQCQVTELESTLSSHKDKVCCLDKQLIQAQSQLLDAQREKERSLQQAEELQSQLSQLKKCGKQQQCELQEEVKALRGRLEVAKEQLCRGGEEKTCLQALLEQRAQEGRKSQELLEEKDKELQLRQQEAQQHLAKLEEAQCWCQTLHAEGETLRLKLDDGEKMIDVLRLQMESSIQMTVQHRRTIDSLHQENSLLSNQLNQHKLEIQQLKAELHQHKSDLAAAEHKRRQLQASVAEQSQRVQEETLEKQQLTTLLELQRIQLLTLTKEHKELQQLHSCKKEEHEGVVLKLQSQLRNAHDELDQVRSALRTLEGADGHGLQVAMDMQRKITARREQVDSLQGKLQHLEETMEKLHQEKRYQSLERQRQLQELTFVKEEKRQLGDELEALRSKDKQLRDRISQLEAILHKMSESFADCQDFIQLQEQDFFRLKLQHALDLKELQGQALSVPPPDLDSLSPPALTAPPYSQHASNTQIMSKRQQESPARVFRSLVKELRGVISENHRPHTDNNAAGSSFHRRRSAPERAHRTTFSADRAEEVKADSRLRRKTCGSEPHFLKTAELNGKIINNKSFSERCVISTPATAARFTSSPQLLSLGRRSPVHSLLTSDPNSQL; encoded by the exons ATGTCATCGGGGTTGCAGCCTTCTGATCTTCAGAGTATTGAGCTTTCCAGCAATAATGGCGCTCACGTTTTACAATTTGAATCTCCATCGAACGATGCAAGaacacaagcagctgcaggaacaaCTG AGACCAATGACGCCTCTCCTCGGCTGAGATTTAACAGCCTGACACTGGTTGAATTGAG CGAGGAGCTTGACAGGCGCACCAAGGAAACGCAGAGGCTTCAGGAAGAGGTGGAACATGCAACCAAAATTACCTTGGAGAGATTCGGCTGCACATATGGCATCCACAGCTCACCTGGACGAAGCTGCCACAACCATAGGTTTAATGTCT ATGACTCACTGGGAGATTCCACCATTCTTTCAACCCACCAGCAGGCAGTGACTCAGCCCCTGGTCTGTGATCTGGATAGTTTAGATCAAGGGATGGCCCAGGGGGATGTCAGCTCTCCTGGAAAGGAGGTGTTGGAAAATGCTATCGATGACTGTCTTCAACAGCTGTCTGACTTGCAGCTCAACAAG tcacacaatcAACCTGAACAAGAGACATTCAGTGTTGACAAAGCCATCATGAACCTACAGACTAAGCTGCATAAAGTCCAGATGGAGAAGGGCGTGCTGTCTGACCTCAG ATTGAAGGATTCAAGGATACACGTCGGTCAGATGGAAAAGATGCTGTGCATGTTGGAGGAGCTCCAAAGCATCAAAAGGGCCGGGGACCAGAAGCTGCAGGAGACGGAGGATGAGACGTTGGCGCTTAACAGGAAAGTAGAGACCTTGGAACACAATGTAAAGGAGATGTACTCTTTGCTGTTATCTCACGAGAAACAATGTGGACACAACGCCATCACCAGTCCAAATGTCGCTCCTATTTCAAGACAGCCATCCCCAGCTGCTAAGTTAATCGAGGATTTTAACGATGAGACAGAGAAGCCACAGGAGAGACCGTTTTTG TCAATGAAACTTCTGGGGAATGAAgaatgcagtggagtaaataAGCAGAAAGAAAG AATGGAAGACCTGATTGCAAGTCTTGGCCAGGAGATGGCGCTGTTGACTGACAAACTGAGCTCATCAAAAAACAACAGCGTCAGTTTAAGTGTCAAATTGGAGCTGCTAAA GAAActtgcagagagacagacatccCTGCACCAGTGTCAGGTCACTGAACTTGAGTCAACCCTCTCCAGCCATAAAGATAAG GTCTGTTGTCTGGACAAACAGCTCATTCAGGCTCAGTCACAGCTGCTGGACGcccaaagagagaaagagcgatcGTTACAACAGGCAGAGGAGCTTCAGTCCCAGCTCAGCCAACTTAAG AAGTGCGgtaagcagcagcagtgtgagctCCAGGAGGAGGTAAAGGCCCTGAGAGGACGGCTGGAGGTGGCCAAGGAGCAGCTgtgcagaggtggagaggagaaaacCTGCCTACAGGCCCTGCTGGAGCAGAGGGCCCAGGAGGGGAGAAAATCCCAGGAACTcctggaggagaaagacaaggaACTCCAGCTCAGGCAGCAAGAAGCCCAGCAG CACCTTGCCAAGTTGGAAGAGGCCCAGTGCTGGTGCCAGACTTTGCATGCAGAAGGAGAGACACTGAGGCTGAAGCTGGATGACGGAGAGAAGATGATAGATGTCCTCAGGTTACAGATGGAGAGCAGCATCCAGATGACAGTGCAGCACCGCCGCACCATCGACAGCCTTCACCAGGAGAACAGCCTCCTCAGCAACCAGCTAAACCAGCACAAGCTGGAGATTCAGCAGCTCAAG GCTGAGTTACACCAGCACAAGTCAGACCTGGCTGCTGCAGAGCACAAGAGGCGGCAGCTGCAGGCCTCTGTGGCTGAACAAAGTCAGCGTGTCCAGGAGGAAACTCTGGAGAAACAGCAGCTCACCACCCTGCTGGAGCTCCAGCGCATACAGTTACTCACCCTCACTA AGGAGCACAAGGAGCTGCAACAGCTCCACAGCTGTAAGAAGGAGGAGCACGAGGGTGTGGTGCTGAAGCTTCAGAGCCAGTTAAGGAACGCACATGACGAGCTGGACCAGGTCAGGAGCGCCCTGAGGACCCTGGAAGGAGCCGATGGACACG GCCTCCAAGTAGCCATGGACATGCAGAGGAAGATCACTGCCAGGAGAGAGCAGGTCGACTCTCTGCAGGGCAAACTCCAACATTTAGAGGAGACTATGGAGAAGCTGCACCAG GAGAAGCGCTACCAGAGCCTGGAGCGCCAGCGTCAGCTCCAGGAGCTCACCTTCGtcaaggaggagaagagacaacTTGGTGACGAGCTGGAGGCCCTTCGCTCCAAAGATAAACAGTTAAGGGACCGGATCAGCCAGCTGGAGGCAATCCTTCACAAG ATGTCAGAGAGCTTTGCAGACTGCCAAGATTTCATCCAGCTGCAGGAGCAGGACTTTTTCCGTCTGAAACTCCAACATGCTCTGGACTTGAAG GAGCTCCAAGGTCAAGCTCTGAGTGTACCGCCACCTGACCTGGACTCCCTGTCCCCACCTGCACTCACCGCTCCACCCTACTCCCAGCACGCCTCCAACACCCAGATCATG TCAAAGAGGCAGCAGGAGAGCCCCGCCCGGGTGTTCAGGTCTCTCGTCAAAGAGCTGCGAGGAGTGATTTCGGAGAACCACAGACCACACACAGATAACAACGCCGCTGGCAGCAGCTTCCACAGGAGGAGGTCTGCACCGGAGAGAGCGCACAGAACCACATT CAGCGCTGACAGGGCAGAAGAAGTAAAAGCTGACTCCAGATTAAGAAGAAAAACCTGTGGCAG CGAGCCACATTTCCTGAAGACAGCTGAACTGAATGGGAAAATTATCAACAACAAATCCTTCAGCGAGA GATGTGTTATATCGACTCCAGCGACTGCAGCAAGGTTCACTTCCTCCCCACAGCTGCTCTCACTGGGCCGCAGGTCACCCGTCCACTCGCTCCTGACCTCCGACCCAAACAGCCAACTCTGA